CATAACCGCCATGAATAGCAATCCCGCGTACCCTCTCCAGACCTTGTGGCAATTCTTCCCCTGTCTTATAATGTTCTATTATATTACCTACAAAATCCAGCATATGTACTTCATATGGTTTCCCCAAATAGCATACAGCAACAACTCCTAGCAAAATTCCCGCTAATTCTACTTCAGGAAATTCTTTACTCAAGGCCTCCAGCACGCGGCTAACCTTTTCCTGATTGTGCACATGTCCACCTGCATCCAAATTGTGCAATGTCTCCATGTATTCTTTCGATCTTCTTTGGCGCAATATTTTGGCCATTTGCATTTCCGTATATTGCTTTTTTACTGGCTCTTTTCTTTTTAGGTCCAACGTATTTATTGTCTGCTCTGCCTGCTTTTGCATAAATAAAGGTTTCGGCATCTATTGTTACCTCCCTGCGAAATTAAGTATCACAAAAGCACCTTTCTTGTCTTAACACCTGATGATTGCGCCAGTTTTTCACCACCGATTGGCTTGCCAGAAGCAGGTACTGCTCTCTCTTTTCCCCACTCACGTATAGATTCTATTTTTTCAGGGCTTGTCTGGGATAAAGGAACCACATTATTGAATGCTGTAATCAGTTGCTCTGGAGTCATAATAAAATTAGGATTCGCTATCGTACGATAAGCCAAATCCCTTACTGTCGACTCTAAATCAGCACCAGTAAACCCATCAGTGAGCTGAATTATTTTATCAGCCAAATCCCCACTAAAATCCACATTCAAATATTTCTTCATGTATAATGACAAAATATCTTTTCTTTCATCTGCAGTAGGCAAGTCCACAAAAAACAGCTCATCGAAACGTCCTCTACGCAACAATTCTGACGGTAACATTGATACATCATTCGCAGTGGCTACTACAAACACCTGTTTTTTACATTCCTGCATCCAAAATAAGAACTGGCCTACCATTCTAGTAGATACTCCGCCATCACCTGCACCACCTGTTGCGCCAGATAATCCCTTTTCTATCTCATCAATCCACAGTATACATGGAGACACATTCTCTGCCGTTGTCAGAGCATCTTTCAACTGCTGCTCAGACTGACCAACGTAGCTCCCCTGCACCGTGGCAAAGTCCAAGCGATAGAGCGGCAAATGCCAATTAGCAGCAATTGATTTAGCAGACAATGACTTGCCGCAACCAGGCACACCTACCAATAATATTCCCCGCGGTGGCTGAAGCCCCTTCGCACGCAGCATATCTCGTTTTTCCGGCTTCAATAATTCTTTCTTTTCTTCCAGCCACCTGCGTAGCCCCTCTAATCCGCCGACATTTTCCACACTGCGGTCAACGTCTATTTTTTCCAAGCCTGAAATATCTGAAAACAACCTGTTCTTGGCAAACCTTATCTCATCCATATCAGACTTTTTAATACATTTATTCGCTATTAAAACCGCAATTACATTTTCCGCTTCAATCTTACTGACTCCGGCTAAGGCCGAAGCCGCCTCTCTGATATCCGAATTATCCCACTCTATCGTAATCTCGTTTCTATAATCATCTATATATTCCTTGATAATGGAATACATCTCTTCTTCATCAGGCAAGCCTATCTTTACAATCAACCCCTGACGCTGCAACTGATTCCAAACCGTATTATTAGTCATAATAATAACAACACCGCCAGATTCATTGGCTAGATTTACTAATGCCAAAATCTGTTTCGATTCGTTATTCTCCGAACTTAAATCCGGGGTTTCTGTCAATACAATTGTCAAGTATTGTCTGCGTTGCATCTGTTCTGTCATATAATCAATTGCCCCATAAAAGGATTTGTCTTCGTTTACAATTTTTTCTGTGACAATATCATATACACCTTTAGAAGAAGTATGCACATAAAAGGGTAATTGCAACTCTATCGCCGTTTCCTTTAATATATCTAATGTACGTCCATGCTCAATGGTATTGATTGTAATCAATGGAATTCTAGCTAGGGAATATTTTTTCAATAATTCTCTACTTTTTATTGCATCACTCATTTTCTTCTCTCCCTAATAATACTGTCCAATCTGTTCTTTCTTACGATACTCAGCATTTTCCCCGTGCGGTCGCTCTTAGCAGAGTCCTCCAATGATTTCTGCATGCTCACAATCTGCTCATCTATCATATCCCTAAGCGTATTGCGCTGTACCTCAGGTAGTACATTCAAATCAGACAACTTAAGAAGGAACTGCATTTCCTTTCTCAAATGCAAAATTGACTGCACAATCATACTGTCACTATTGCCTGATCGTTTCATTTCCAGCTGAAACCTGTCTGTAGCAGCATTCATACGAAAATTAATCACTTCTATAAACTTCTTCATAAATCTTTCCGCTATGCCTGGCTGCCATATCAGTTCTCCTTGATGCATTGCTTCCAGCACTTCATTATCTTCCTTTTTCTCTTTAATCATTGCCAGAAGATTTATCCATTCAGCATAGCTTTTTGGTATTGCTATCATTTGTCTCTCACCCTCCTCACTGGTAATTGTGGTGGCTCTATACTCCAGCTTGGAAGATCCTTGGCAAAAACACTTTCTTCCTCCACCTCTATCGTAGGCACGTGTATTTCTATATGTCTCTTTAATGGCTTATACTTATTTACTGCCACTTGTGGAACAGTCATTCCTGCCATATTTATCTGTGTACCTGACTGCTCCTCATTCCCATTGGGTAATTTTGTCCCACAGGAATAACAAAAAGCCCAATCACTTTCATTCTCACTTGAACAATTAGGGCATATAATTTTATTGCTCTCTTTCAACATATCAGTTTCGTTGTCATTTAACGATTCAGCCATAAATCCACTCTCCCTTACAACATAATCTTACGATTGCTATCTGTCAGTTTTCTGACATACTGTTCTGGTGTGATTTGATTTAAGAAATCCAATACATCCTGACTATTTTTATCTTTTTCAGTAAACTCTTCCCGAAAATCAACAACTTCTGCCATGAAGGCACGTATAACCTCCAGCCCCGTCTCTAATCTTTGGGCGAAATCTGTCTCAATCTTATTCTTCAATTCCACAATCTCATTTTTTCGACTAAAATGACGAATCACGCAACCAATGCCAGCTATAACAGCAATTATGCCCATCCCCTTGCTGCCGGTCAACGCCATAATTCCGCCCATTGCCGCTATGGCACCGCCTCCATAAAGACAAAAAGTATCAAACCCTGTCAGCACACATTTTTCTAGAGCTTTCTTTTTTTCATCTAATAATAAATCCCGATACTTTTCTAACAGTTTCTCTTCATTTTCACCTGCTATGGTATTATCGTCTAATACGTCCACTTGAATTAATATTTTATGAGGAATTTTCATGCGATTCTTGGCAATAACATCGTTATAGGCCTCATTTATCCAATCACGTGACAAAGCAATAGCAAATTTCTGCGTAGATACACTAGCATGTGATTCCTCTGGATTCATGGCCGCCTCTGTCAACAGTTGCGTAAAATCCTTGTGGGTTTCAAATAACTTTTCCTCTATGTCCAAATTTTTCTTAGCCCGCTCCTTATCACCCTCAAATTGTATGACCAATTCATTATAACGTTCTCTTTTCTTTAACGGTAATTCCTCATCATCGAAATCCGTCACTAAACTATGCAAAATATCATCTAATTGCTCCTTGAGAGAATTATTTGTTGCTTCCTGTTCAAATATGTTTGCAAAATAATCAAAAATATGCTCATGTAGATTTGCCCCTTCTAAAATATCCTCTAATACCGGCCATGTGGGGCTATACCTCCGCAAATAAGTATACGAAGATGTATCCACAGGTTCACGTTTGGCCAAAATTGCCTTTGACCACTGCTCCCTTTGTTGTTCAACGAATCCCGTTTTTTCAGCCAAGTGCTCCAGCCACTTATCAATCTGCTTGGCAATCAAGCCTTCTGAATCTGCCCCCAATAATCCACTTGCATAAGCATCTAAGATGATAATTGCATTCCTGTCCAAACTTTCTTCATTCTGACCTGCCAAATATCGTTGTGCCCATTTCAAACACGCATTTTTACGATTTGCCCGCCTACATACCAAGGCAAAAAATAATGATGTTTTTTCATCATTGCGTCTAAGTCCCTCTTTTACCGCCTTGTCCGCCAAATCCTGCTGATTGCTAATCCAAGCAGCAAGTGCCACCAAACAGGGAGCCAACCAATACCCTGGCGTGGCCAGCATCAACTCTTCCGTAGCTGTGCTTATGGTTTCTTTTCTAACAATTCCCAAGTCATCTGCCTGCAGAATCCCCAATGCATGTTCACGCACTGTTTTGTATTTGCCAAATTTCTGCTCCAGCTCCAATTTTATATCAATAAGATCCGCTTTTGCTTCCTGCACATTATTTCTGCCCATTTGATAGGCAATGAAATGATGTAAGTCCTGCGTTAACCTGTCAATATGCTTATCGACCACTTTAACATGGTCATCTACAGTATCTATGCCTGCATCTATATTACCTAAACGTCCATGGATATCTTTTAGTTTATTCTCTATACCAGTCAAATCCGCTTGTACTATACCTTTGAGTTCACTCATTTCAACCTCTCCCACTATCACATCAGCTTGACAAACACAGGCAATTTCTACGACAAAACTGCATAATTCAAACTTCCCACACCATAAAATAGCATTGTATTTTATATGTGGGAAGTTTGATTTGTTATTAACCTTTACGATAATATGTGGGGGTACCATTCTCAAAATGGATTCCCCAGACGCTGCCATCAAAAATCTGGAAACTGTTCATGCCATTTTCCGACCAGTTTTGGACAGTTAGTTTTCTGTCAGGTGCATACTGGATAACAAGGTCGTTACCTGTCTGCGATATAGACTGAAATGACAAAGAACCATATAGGACAACTCGATCAGCAGCATTGCTATTCATAACGTAGTCTATGCCATCATTGTCACCATAAAAGAAATAATCCGATCCTGCTCCGCCAATCAGACTGTCGTCTCCGGCTACACCACCCCAAAGAGATGAGCCACCAGTCCCTGCCGTGATTGTATCACTTCTTTTGTTTCCTATCAATACTTCCAGAGAGCTATACTTACTTCCATCAATAGAACGTGAATTTATGTAGTCACTGTCACTTTCAAGATAAACTTGAGCAATTTCATCGCCAGTACTACTTACTATTTTTACAAATTGATCATTTGTTCCCAGCAGTATAGAATCATTGCCTGAATGCAGTCCTAAATAACTTTTATAGCAACTATC
This genomic interval from Selenomonas sp. AB3002 contains the following:
- a CDS encoding AAA family ATPase, yielding MSDAIKSRELLKKYSLARIPLITINTIEHGRTLDILKETAIELQLPFYVHTSSKGVYDIVTEKIVNEDKSFYGAIDYMTEQMQRRQYLTIVLTETPDLSSENNESKQILALVNLANESGGVVIIMTNNTVWNQLQRQGLIVKIGLPDEEEMYSIIKEYIDDYRNEITIEWDNSDIREAASALAGVSKIEAENVIAVLIANKCIKKSDMDEIRFAKNRLFSDISGLEKIDVDRSVENVGGLEGLRRWLEEKKELLKPEKRDMLRAKGLQPPRGILLVGVPGCGKSLSAKSIAANWHLPLYRLDFATVQGSYVGQSEQQLKDALTTAENVSPCILWIDEIEKGLSGATGGAGDGGVSTRMVGQFLFWMQECKKQVFVVATANDVSMLPSELLRRGRFDELFFVDLPTADERKDILSLYMKKYLNVDFSGDLADKIIQLTDGFTGADLESTVRDLAYRTIANPNFIMTPEQLITAFNNVVPLSQTSPEKIESIREWGKERAVPASGKPIGGEKLAQSSGVKTRKVLL
- a CDS encoding zinc ribbon domain-containing protein, which translates into the protein MAESLNDNETDMLKESNKIICPNCSSENESDWAFCYSCGTKLPNGNEEQSGTQINMAGMTVPQVAVNKYKPLKRHIEIHVPTIEVEEESVFAKDLPSWSIEPPQLPVRRVRDK
- a CDS encoding DUF456 domain-containing protein, which codes for MRMVPPHIIVKVNNKSNFPHIKYNAILWCGKFELCSFVVEIACVCQADVIVGEVEMSELKGIVQADLTGIENKLKDIHGRLGNIDAGIDTVDDHVKVVDKHIDRLTQDLHHFIAYQMGRNNVQEAKADLIDIKLELEQKFGKYKTVREHALGILQADDLGIVRKETISTATEELMLATPGYWLAPCLVALAAWISNQQDLADKAVKEGLRRNDEKTSLFFALVCRRANRKNACLKWAQRYLAGQNEESLDRNAIIILDAYASGLLGADSEGLIAKQIDKWLEHLAEKTGFVEQQREQWSKAILAKREPVDTSSYTYLRRYSPTWPVLEDILEGANLHEHIFDYFANIFEQEATNNSLKEQLDDILHSLVTDFDDEELPLKKRERYNELVIQFEGDKERAKKNLDIEEKLFETHKDFTQLLTEAAMNPEESHASVSTQKFAIALSRDWINEAYNDVIAKNRMKIPHKILIQVDVLDDNTIAGENEEKLLEKYRDLLLDEKKKALEKCVLTGFDTFCLYGGGAIAAMGGIMALTGSKGMGIIAVIAGIGCVIRHFSRKNEIVELKNKIETDFAQRLETGLEVIRAFMAEVVDFREEFTEKDKNSQDVLDFLNQITPEQYVRKLTDSNRKIML